A genomic window from Gemmatimonadaceae bacterium includes:
- a CDS encoding SDR family oxidoreductase, with translation MRVAVIGGSGLVGAQLIATLRRHGHDAVAASRATGVNSVSGVGLAGAVAAARVVADVTNPPSFDDHAVLTFFEASARNVAAASLAAGVGHLVLLSVVGTDRLGDSAYFRAKMVQENAVRASGVPYTIVRATQFFEFAAGIAQSASDGNTVRVPVATVQPIASRDVAAALAEIIAGPPANGLLELAGPERMALEDFVRRSLSARGDHRVVTTDPYARYYGRTVAAHWSVCSRSPRYINATAFRCQHPESAHSRAASSLRTYSASSCSG, from the coding sequence ATGAGAGTCGCCGTCATCGGCGGTTCCGGACTTGTCGGCGCCCAGCTCATTGCGACCCTCCGTCGTCACGGGCACGATGCCGTTGCGGCGTCACGTGCGACGGGGGTGAACTCGGTCTCTGGCGTCGGCTTGGCCGGAGCCGTGGCGGCCGCCCGCGTCGTGGCCGACGTGACCAATCCGCCGTCGTTTGACGACCACGCGGTGTTGACGTTCTTCGAGGCATCCGCGCGCAATGTCGCCGCCGCGTCGCTCGCGGCAGGCGTTGGGCACCTGGTCCTGTTGTCCGTGGTCGGCACGGATCGCCTCGGCGACAGCGCGTACTTTCGGGCCAAGATGGTGCAGGAGAACGCAGTCCGCGCGAGTGGGGTGCCGTATACCATAGTGCGGGCGACGCAGTTCTTTGAGTTCGCGGCAGGCATCGCGCAGTCCGCCTCCGACGGCAACACCGTGCGCGTGCCGGTGGCCACCGTGCAACCCATCGCGTCCCGAGACGTCGCCGCGGCCCTCGCCGAGATCATTGCCGGTCCGCCTGCCAATGGCCTCCTTGAACTTGCGGGCCCAGAGCGTATGGCCCTCGAGGATTTCGTTCGGCGGTCGCTCTCGGCACGGGGAGATCATCGCGTCGTCACTACGGATCCGTACGCGCGCTACTATGGAAGGACTGTAGCGGCCCATTGGAGCGTTTGCAGCAGAAGCCCGCGCTATATCAACGCCACCGCCTTTCGATGCCAGCACCCAGAAAGCGCACATTCGCGCGCAGCAAGCAGTCTCCGGACGTACTCGGCATCCTCGTGCTCCGGGTGA
- a CDS encoding type II toxin-antitoxin system RelE/ParE family toxin yields the protein MLPLRWTDRAVSDLAGIAEFISRTSAIYAEGVVAHIDYRLQLLRAHPEMGKHAPEAIDLDVRELVVENHRVFYRVHADAIELLAIVHGRQQTPRAF from the coding sequence GTGCTGCCGCTGCGCTGGACCGACCGCGCGGTCTCGGACCTCGCGGGCATTGCGGAGTTCATCAGCCGCACCTCCGCGATCTACGCCGAAGGTGTCGTCGCCCACATCGATTATCGGCTCCAGCTGCTCCGCGCCCATCCGGAGATGGGCAAGCACGCGCCGGAAGCCATCGACCTGGACGTGCGTGAGCTGGTCGTCGAGAACCATCGCGTCTTCTACCGTGTCCACGCCGACGCCATCGAGCTTCTGGCGATCGTGCACGGCCGACAGCAAACTCCGCGCGCGTTCTAG
- a CDS encoding IS110 family transposase: MIGIDLHKRESQLCILDGQGGVTERRIVTSRDRFTAVLGARPPARILVEASTESEWVACHLEALGHEVVVADPNFAPMYATRSRRVKTDKRDARTLADALRLGAYRPAHRVSAARRHVRAELAVREALVRTRTRCIALAKALVRRDGLRVPNSTAAWFVERLTALPLSPVLAAELAPLVAILAPLNVQIAAADARIAALGRTDPIVALLQTAPAVGPVTSSGIVAIADDIGRFPSAHQFEAFLGLVPGERSSGEKRRLGHITKAGNRRARYLLVEAAWRILRSKSSDTAVLRAWAQRILHRRGTKIAAVALARRLAGILYAMWRDQRAYDAGHLRTPQPVPASAA, from the coding sequence ATGATAGGCATCGATCTCCACAAGCGCGAGAGCCAGCTCTGCATCCTCGACGGGCAGGGCGGCGTCACCGAACGACGCATCGTCACGAGCCGCGACCGCTTCACCGCGGTGCTGGGCGCGCGTCCGCCCGCACGCATCCTCGTCGAGGCGTCGACCGAGAGCGAGTGGGTCGCGTGCCACCTGGAGGCGCTGGGCCACGAGGTGGTCGTCGCCGACCCGAACTTCGCGCCGATGTACGCCACGCGCAGCCGGCGGGTGAAGACGGACAAGCGCGATGCGCGGACCCTGGCTGACGCGCTCCGGCTCGGCGCCTATCGTCCGGCGCACCGCGTCTCGGCGGCGCGGCGGCATGTGCGCGCCGAGTTGGCGGTGCGCGAGGCCTTGGTCCGCACACGCACGCGATGCATCGCGCTCGCCAAGGCCCTCGTGCGCCGCGACGGCCTGCGCGTGCCGAACAGCACGGCCGCGTGGTTTGTCGAACGACTCACCGCGCTCCCGCTCTCGCCGGTGCTGGCGGCCGAGCTCGCGCCGCTGGTCGCGATCCTCGCGCCGCTGAACGTGCAGATCGCGGCCGCCGACGCGCGCATCGCGGCGCTCGGGCGGACGGACCCGATCGTCGCGCTGCTGCAGACGGCCCCCGCCGTCGGGCCGGTGACGTCCAGCGGCATCGTCGCGATCGCGGATGACATCGGCCGGTTCCCGTCGGCGCACCAGTTCGAGGCCTTCCTCGGGTTGGTGCCCGGGGAGCGGAGCTCGGGCGAGAAGCGGCGACTCGGCCACATCACGAAGGCGGGCAACCGGCGCGCGCGCTATCTCCTGGTCGAGGCGGCGTGGCGCATCCTCCGCTCCAAGTCAAGCGACACCGCGGTGTTGCGGGCGTGGGCGCAGCGCATCCTGCATCGCCGCGGCACGAAGATCGCGGCGGTCGCGCTGGCGCGGCGGCTCGCGGGCATCCTCTATGCGATGTGGCGGGACCAGCGGGCGTACGACGCGGGCCACCTGCGGACGCCGCAGCCCGTGCCGGCGTCCGCCGCATGA
- a CDS encoding type II toxin-antitoxin system death-on-curing family toxin: MATPRWVPRLVLDAAHLDQLREHGGLPGIRDENALEAALARPQQKHNYEPDSDLATLAAAYAFGLAKAHPFNDGNKRAAFLAAMIFLGLNGKDLDATEAEVVQVMTALAAGSLTEAALATWMRERTIRLKL; encoded by the coding sequence ATGGCGACGCCCCGTTGGGTGCCGCGACTCGTACTCGACGCCGCACACCTCGACCAGCTGCGCGAGCACGGCGGCCTCCCGGGCATTCGGGACGAGAATGCGCTGGAGGCCGCGTTGGCGCGTCCGCAGCAGAAGCACAACTACGAGCCCGACTCCGACCTCGCGACGCTGGCCGCCGCGTACGCCTTCGGGCTCGCGAAGGCGCATCCGTTCAACGACGGCAACAAGCGGGCCGCGTTTCTGGCGGCGATGATCTTCCTCGGCTTGAACGGCAAGGACCTCGACGCGACGGAAGCGGAGGTCGTTCAGGTGATGACCGCGCTGGCTGCCGGTTCGCTTACGGAAGCGGCGCTCGCCACGTGGATGCGTGAGCGAACTATTCGATTGAAGCTGTAA
- a CDS encoding SRPBCC domain-containing protein: protein MQFAEHTIDIAAPPQRVWDVLTLCRYIRQWDDVPAEYTAERIAQGVALTWPGHATLTYRDVVAPTRLYASLHVHKWPRPPDGPVGYEYVVTPTAAGSRLTLRVGDCALVPEGAQFQEASAEFVLAAGTAIQRLAESDS, encoded by the coding sequence ATGCAATTCGCCGAGCACACGATTGACATCGCCGCGCCCCCGCAGCGCGTGTGGGATGTCCTCACGCTCTGCCGCTACATCCGCCAATGGGACGACGTCCCGGCCGAGTACACCGCCGAGCGCATCGCCCAGGGCGTGGCCCTGACCTGGCCCGGACACGCCACCCTCACCTATCGCGACGTCGTGGCGCCGACGCGCCTCTACGCCAGCCTGCACGTCCACAAGTGGCCGCGGCCCCCCGACGGCCCGGTCGGCTACGAGTACGTCGTGACGCCGACTGCCGCCGGCTCGCGCCTCACTCTCCGCGTCGGCGACTGCGCGCTCGTCCCGGAGGGCGCGCAGTTCCAGGAGGCGTCGGCCGAGTTCGTGCTCGCCGCCGGAACAGCGATCCAGCGACTGGCCGAATCGGATTCGTAG
- a CDS encoding IS110 family transposase produces MIGIDLHKRESQLCILDGQGGVTERRIVTSRDRFTAVLGARPPARILVEASTESEWVACHLEALGHEVVVADPNFAPMYATRSRRVKTDKRDARTLADALRLGAYRPAHRVSAARRHVRAELAVREALVRTRTRCIALAKALVRRDGLRVPNSTAAWFVERLTALPLSPVLAAELAPLIAVLAPLNVQIAAADARIAALGRTDPIVALLQTAPAVGPVTSSGIVAIADDIGRFPSAHQFEAFLGLVPGERSSGEKRRLGHITKAGNRRARYLLVEAAWRILRSKSSDTAVLRAWAQRILHRRGTKIAAVALARRLAGILYAMWRDQRAYDAGHLRTPQPVPASAA; encoded by the coding sequence ATGATAGGCATCGATCTCCACAAGCGCGAGAGCCAGCTCTGCATCCTCGACGGGCAGGGCGGCGTCACCGAACGACGCATCGTCACGAGCCGTGACCGCTTCACCGCGGTGCTGGGCGCGCGTCCGCCCGCGCGGATCCTCGTCGAGGCGTCGACCGAGAGCGAGTGGGTCGCGTGTCACCTGGAGGCGCTGGGCCACGAGGTGGTCGTCGCCGACCCGAACTTCGCGCCGATGTACGCCACGCGCAGCCGGCGGGTGAAGACGGACAAGCGCGATGCGCGGACCCTGGCTGACGCGCTCCGGCTCGGCGCCTATCGTCCGGCGCACCGCGTCTCGGCGGCGCGGCGGCATGTGCGCGCCGAGTTGGCGGTGCGCGAGGCCTTGGTCCGCACACGCACGCGATGCATCGCGCTCGCCAAGGCCCTCGTGCGCCGCGACGGCCTGCGCGTGCCGAACAGCACGGCCGCGTGGTTTGTCGAACGACTCACCGCGCTCCCGCTCTCGCCGGTGCTGGCGGCCGAGCTGGCGCCCTTGATCGCGGTGCTCGCCCCGCTGAACGTGCAGATCGCGGCCGCCGACGCGCGCATCGCGGCGCTCGGGCGGACGGACCCGATCGTCGCGCTGCTGCAGACGGCCCCCGCCGTCGGGCCGGTGACGTCCAGCGGCATCGTCGCGATCGCGGATGACATCGGCCGGTTCCCGTCGGCGCACCAGTTCGAGGCCTTCCTCGGGTTGGTGCCCGGGGAGCGGAGCTCGGGCGAGAAGCGGCGACTCGGCCACATCACGAAGGCGGGCAACCGGCGCGCGCGCTATCTCCTGGTCGAGGCGGCGTGGCGCATCCTCCGCTCCAAGTCAAGCGACACCGCGGTGTTGCGGGCGTGGGCGCAGCGCATCCTGCATCGCCGCGGCACGAAGATCGCGGCGGTCGCGCTGGCGCGGCGGCTCGCGGGCATCCTCTATGCGATGTGGCGGGACCAGCGGGCGTACGACGCGGGCCACCTGCGGACGCCGCAGCCCGTGCCGGCGTCCGCCGCATGA
- a CDS encoding VOC family protein, protein MTTLLRQRLILAVQNLRVSTDFWMATLGFSRDFGDESDGWSWLSRDGVAVGLGECADQPAAGTLGDHSYVAYITVDDVDTLCEDFRARGASIIAGPSTKPWGMREFAVRTPDGHRLTFGAEVRAA, encoded by the coding sequence ATGACCACACTTCTCCGGCAGCGCCTCATCCTCGCCGTGCAGAACCTCCGTGTCTCGACGGACTTCTGGATGGCAACGCTCGGATTCTCTCGAGACTTCGGGGACGAGTCTGATGGCTGGAGCTGGCTGTCGCGCGATGGGGTGGCAGTCGGCCTCGGCGAGTGCGCCGACCAGCCGGCAGCCGGAACGCTCGGCGATCACTCGTATGTCGCCTACATCACGGTCGACGACGTCGATACCCTCTGCGAAGACTTTCGCGCGAGGGGAGCGAGCATCATCGCGGGGCCGTCCACCAAGCCCTGGGGTATGCGGGAATTCGCCGTCCGCACGCCCGACGGACATCGGCTGACATTCGGCGCAGAGGTGCGCGCCGCATAA
- a CDS encoding transposase translates to MRGSSCGSCNGGIRTAPTGRRIHTTAPNDVWTTDFKGEFRTGDGTWCYPLTLADQHTRYLLACRARPSTQTVTAWPVFERAFREYGLPRAICSDNGAPFATVGLHGLSRLSVWWLKLGIAHQRITPGTPSENGAHERMHRTLKRRAIRPARATVHAQQRAFDVFREEYNEIRPHETRGMETPASQYDTSPRAYPSRILAPEYPGHFTVKGVTTGGTFRFHNRLLYLANALSGERVGLDKVDDGVWYIYFGAVLIATLDERDCIIRE, encoded by the coding sequence GTGCGCGGAAGCTCCTGCGGGTCCTGCAACGGCGGCATCCGCACCGCACCGACTGGCCGGCGCATCCACACCACGGCCCCGAACGACGTGTGGACGACAGACTTCAAGGGCGAGTTCCGCACGGGCGACGGCACGTGGTGCTACCCGCTCACGCTCGCGGACCAGCACACGCGCTATCTGCTCGCGTGCCGCGCGCGGCCCTCGACGCAGACGGTGACCGCCTGGCCGGTCTTCGAGCGGGCATTCCGCGAGTACGGGCTGCCGCGCGCGATCTGCAGCGACAACGGGGCGCCGTTCGCGACCGTGGGGCTGCACGGGCTGTCGCGGCTCAGCGTGTGGTGGCTCAAGCTCGGCATCGCGCACCAGCGCATCACGCCGGGGACGCCGAGCGAGAACGGGGCGCACGAGCGGATGCACCGGACGCTGAAGCGGCGCGCGATCCGGCCCGCGCGGGCGACCGTGCATGCGCAGCAGCGGGCCTTCGACGTGTTTCGTGAGGAGTACAACGAGATCCGGCCGCACGAGACGCGCGGCATGGAGACGCCGGCGTCGCAGTACGACACGTCGCCGCGCGCCTATCCGTCACGCATCCTCGCGCCGGAGTATCCGGGGCACTTCACGGTGAAGGGCGTGACGACGGGTGGGACCTTCCGCTTCCACAACCGCCTGCTCTACCTCGCGAATGCGCTGAGCGGGGAGCGGGTCGGCCTGGACAAGGTCGACGATGGCGTGTGGTACATCTACTTCGGCGCCGTGCTGATTGCGACGCTGGACGAGCGGGATTGCATCATCCGGGAATGA
- a CDS encoding AbrB/MazE/SpoVT family DNA-binding domain-containing protein, with protein MVRELTLRQVGGSIGATIPKDMADRLHLEAGDRVLAVETDRGILLTPYDPDVAAGLAVAAHAAKKFRNALRELAK; from the coding sequence ATGGTCCGTGAACTCACCCTGCGCCAAGTCGGCGGCTCGATCGGCGCCACGATCCCGAAGGACATGGCCGACCGACTGCACCTCGAGGCCGGCGACCGCGTGCTGGCCGTCGAGACGGACCGGGGCATCCTGCTGACGCCCTACGACCCGGACGTCGCGGCGGGATTGGCCGTGGCCGCCCACGCCGCGAAGAAATTCCGGAACGCGCTGCGCGAGCTGGCGAAGTAG
- a CDS encoding plasmid pRiA4b ORF-3 family protein produces the protein MTLRHVEPPVWREISVPDFFTLQQLHRVLQCSFAWMDYHLHEFQIRRERFVPRESEIAGTGTARTTLASLGLKRGSKFVYAYDYGDGWEHDIEVVAMAHETIDPRAIPLPRILDGQRAAPPEDCGGPPGYARLRDALMDPEHPDHAQAHAWVPRGFDPAVFDLPNADHGLVLACAWGAI, from the coding sequence GTGACGCTGCGCCACGTGGAGCCTCCCGTCTGGCGCGAGATCTCGGTGCCGGACTTCTTCACCCTCCAGCAACTGCACCGAGTCCTCCAGTGCTCCTTTGCGTGGATGGACTACCATCTCCACGAGTTCCAGATCAGGCGTGAGCGGTTCGTGCCAAGAGAGAGCGAGATTGCAGGCACCGGCACCGCACGGACGACCCTGGCGTCGCTCGGCCTCAAGCGCGGGTCAAAGTTCGTCTATGCCTACGACTATGGCGACGGCTGGGAGCACGACATCGAGGTCGTCGCCATGGCGCACGAGACCATAGACCCGCGCGCCATTCCCCTGCCTCGCATTCTCGACGGGCAGCGTGCCGCGCCACCGGAGGACTGCGGTGGTCCCCCGGGCTATGCCAGGCTCCGGGACGCACTGATGGATCCCGAGCATCCGGACCACGCCCAAGCCCACGCCTGGGTGCCGCGCGGATTCGACCCCGCCGTATTCGACCTGCCCAACGCCGACCATGGCCTTGTGCTGGCTTGCGCGTGGGGCGCGATATAA